DNA from Chloroflexi bacterium ADurb.Bin180:
CCGGCGTGGCAGCAGCGAAGCCAGGGCCAAGAAGAGCTGATACAGCAGGCAACCCAGAAGAAACGCTTGAAGCAGGCTAATCGCGAGTGATAGGGCGGATGTCAGGATCAAGGGAGCGACTCCTCGAGCGAGTCGACGATACGCTTGGCGGCATGACCGTCACCGTAGGGATTGACAGCATGCGCCATCGCCGCGTAGGCAGCCGGGTCGTCGAGCAAAGTGGCTGCCTCCCTGAAGATACGGTCGGTGTCGGTCCCGACCAGGCGCGCCGTGCCCGCGGCGACACCCTCTGGTCGCTCGGTGACCTCGCGCAGAACGAGAACGGGCCGGCCAAGCCCGGGCGCCTCTTCCTGGATCCCGCCCGAGTCGGTGAGCACGAGATAAGCTCTCTTCATGAGGTAGACGAGGCGCAGATAGTCCTGTGGAGGCACCAGTAGAATGCCGGGGGTGTCGCTGAGAAGATCGTGTACTGGTCCCCAGACGTTGGGATTGAGATGGACGGGATACACCACCTGGACATCACCACGAGCGGCGAGCGCTCGGAGCGCGGCGCAGATGCGCGCCAGGGGCTGGCCCAGATTCTCGCGGCGGTGCGCCGTCACGAGTAGCAAGCGCCTGGAGAGATCAATCGCTCGAAGAGGGTCGCCCTCTGGCGGCTCCCAGGGAAGAGCCGCAACGCTCTGCAGCGCGTCGATCACTGTGTTTCCTGTGACGCGGATCGACGCTGGCGCGATTCCTTCGCGCAGAAGATTGTCCCGAGCGCCGATTGTTGGGGCGAACAGGAGATCTGAGGCATGGTCCGCCAGTACTCGATTCAGCTCTTCAGGAAATGGATTGGCGCGGTCGAACGAGCGGAGGCCCGACTCGACGTGGCCGACGCGTACGCGATTGTAGTGAGCACACAGTGCGGCAGCGATGACGGTAGTGGTATCACCTTCGACGAGAATCCAGTCGGGTTGGTGCTCGCGCAGTAGCGGCTCCAGACCCGCCAACACCCGGGCCGCGACGCAGGCGGGAGACTGATCGGGCTGCATCAAGTCGAGGTCAAAGTCCGGTTTGATCGCAAACAAGCTTAGCACTTGATCGAGCATTTCGCGATGCTGGCCGGTGGCGCAGACAAGCGACTCGAAGGAGCCAGACCGGCGAGTCAACTCGCTGATGACCGGCGCAAGCTTGATCGCCTCGGGGCGCGTGCCGAGCACCGTCAACACACGGATGTGCTCTGGCACGGTCAGCGTCCCCGCCGGCCGAGCATCACGGCGGCGGT
Protein-coding regions in this window:
- the wecB gene encoding UDP-N-acetylglucosamine 2-epimerase, yielding MPEHIRVLTVLGTRPEAIKLAPVISELTRRSGSFESLVCATGQHREMLDQVLSLFAIKPDFDLDLMQPDQSPACVAARVLAGLEPLLREHQPDWILVEGDTTTVIAAALCAHYNRVRVGHVESGLRSFDRANPFPEELNRVLADHASDLLFAPTIGARDNLLREGIAPASIRVTGNTVIDALQSVAALPWEPPEGDPLRAIDLSRRLLLVTAHRRENLGQPLARICAALRALAARGDVQVVYPVHLNPNVWGPVHDLLSDTPGILLVPPQDYLRLVYLMKRAYLVLTDSGGIQEEAPGLGRPVLVLREVTERPEGVAAGTARLVGTDTDRIFREAATLLDDPAAYAAMAHAVNPYGDGHAAKRIVDSLEESLP